In a single window of the Raphanus sativus cultivar WK10039 chromosome 9, ASM80110v3, whole genome shotgun sequence genome:
- the LOC108835992 gene encoding LOW QUALITY PROTEIN: probable threonine--tRNA ligase, cytoplasmic (The sequence of the model RefSeq protein was modified relative to this genomic sequence to represent the inferred CDS: inserted 1 base in 1 codon) → MADDHPRDEAYILAVIEKRIRLFEEFQAKQLAEIQSRPHDQIKVTIGDGGDVKEGKRWETTPTEIARQISAELANSALVSSVNNVLWDMNRPLEADCSLEFFSFDSDKGRDTFWRSTAHIVLQQEYGCKLCIGPCKPRDEGFFYDAFYADLGLNEQHFPHTQPGAAPEGHPFERIEVTRGQALEMFSDDNTFQAELLTEDKTTVYRCGPLVDLCSGPHIPNTSFVKAFKCLNVRFLLYIYKATISFLFFYSXSLLSPAQFLSVLLGQHHQLFFCHPLSPGSWFFEKHGTRVYNKLMHFIREEYRKRGYEEVISPNIYNMKLWETSGHAANYKENMFTFDIDKQEFGLKPMNCPGHCLMFQHRLRSCKELPIRLADFGVLHRNEASGALSDLTCARRFQQDDAHIFCTKDQVSGELKRALEFVDYVYTKFGFTYDLKLSTRPDKYIGDVTTWDRAERDLEEALEDFGKPFLVNRGAGAFYGPKIDITISDAMKSYVQCATLQLDFQLPALFELEYTAMAEGNSDTPVMIHRAVLGSVERMFTTLLEHYKGKWPFWLSPRQAIVCSLSKDYDEYAEKVREQIHEAGYYADVDIIDRNISKKVREAQVLKYNYILVVGAEETTRGLVTVRRRNEDRSKFPVMSVGNLLDELELKTANFL, encoded by the exons ATGGCGGATGATCATCCCAGGGACGAGGCTTATATCTTAGCCGTCATCGAGAAGCGCATCAGGCTCTTCGAGGAGTTCCAAGCGAAGCAGCTCGCGGAGATTCAGTCTCGGCCGCACGACCAGATCAA GGTTACAATTGGAGATGGTGGAGACGTGAAAGAAGGGAAGAGATGGGAGACGACTCCAACAGAAATCGCGAGGCAAATCTCTGCGGAATTGGCGAACTCAGCGCTTGTTTCTTCGGTAAACAATGTCCTGTGGGACATGAATAGGCCACTGGAAGCTGATTGTTCGCTTGAGTTTTTCAGTTTCGACAGCGACAAAGGCCGTGATACTTTCTGGCGTTCTACCGCTCACATT GTTCTCCAACAGGAGTATGGTTGTAAGCTCTGCATTGGCCCCTGCAAACCTAGAGATGAG GGTTTCTTCTACGATGCATTCTATGCCGATCTGGGCTTAAACGAGCAACACTTTCCCCATACTCAACCAGGGGCTGCTCCA GAAGGGCATCCATTTGAAAGGATTGAAGTGACCAGGGGTCAGGCACTTGAGATGTTTTCTGATGATAATACTTTTCAG GCTGAACTCCTCACCGAGGACAAAACCACCGTCTACAGGTGTGGTCCTTTGGTTGATCTCTGTAGTGGACCACATATACCAAATACTTCCTTTGTGAAAGCTTTCAAGTGTTTGAATGTGAGATTCCTACTCTATATCTACAAAGCTacaatttcttttcttttcttttact CTAGTCTTTTGTCTCCCGCTCAGTTTCTTTCGGTGCTATTAGGCCAACATCACCAACTTTTCTTTTGTCACCCACTCAG CCCTGGGAGTTGGTTCTTCGAGAAACATGGCACTCGCGTATATAATAAGCTGATGCATTTCATCCGGGAGGAATATCGGAAAAGGGGCTACGAAGAG GTCATTTCACCAAATATTTACAACATGAAACTCTGGGAAACATCTGGGCATGCTGCAAACTACAAGGAAAATATGTTCACGTTTGAT ATTGATAAACAGGAGTTCGGGCTCAAACCTATGAACTGCCCTGGTCACTGCTTGATGTTCCAACACAGGCTTCGCTCGTGCAAAG AATTACCCATTAGACTGGCCGACTTTGGAGTGTTACATCGAAATGAGGCAAGTGGAGCTCTTAGTGACTTGACCTGTGCCCGACGGTTCCAGcag gatGATGCACACATATTCTGTACAAAGGATCAG GTTAGTGGAGAATTGAAACGTGCATTGGAGTTCGTTGACTATGTTTACACAAAATTTGGGTTTACCTATGACCTAAAGCTCTCAACG AGACCAGACAAGTACATTGGAGACGTAACAACATGGGATAGAGCAGAAAGGGACCTTGAAGAAGCACTAGAAGATTTTGGAAAGCCGTTCCTT GTGAACAGAGGAGCCGGGGCATTCTATGGTCCGAAGATAGACATAACAATATCTGATGCAATGAAAAGCTACGTCCAGTGTGCTACTTTACAA CTTGATTTTCAACTTCCTGCCCTCTTCGAGCTGGAATACACAGCTATGGCTGAAGGGAATTCGGATACACCTGTGATGATACATAGAGCGGTGTTAGGATCTGTTGAGCGTATGTTTACCACATTGTTGGAGCATTACAAAGGAAAATGGCCCTTCTGGCTTAGTCCGCGCCAGGCCATAGTATGCTCGCTGTCAAAGGATTATGATGAATACGCTGAAAAG GTGAGAGAACAAATTCACGAAGCTGGGTACTATGCTGATGTTGACATAATAGACAGAAACATCAGCAAGAAG GTGCGAGAAGCTCAGGTTCTGAAGTACAACTACATACTGGTTGTGGGTGCTGAAGAAACTACAAGGGGACTT GTGACTGTTCGTCGAAGAAACGAAGACCGTTCGAAGTTCCCAGTGATGAGCGTCGGGAATCTGCTGGATGAATTGGAACTCAAGACGGCCAACTTTCTCTGA
- the LOC130499830 gene encoding potassium transporter 6 translates to VLTLAYQSLGVVYGDLSISPLYVFKSTFAEDIEHSESNEEIFGVLSFIFWTITLVPLFKYVFIVLRADDNGEGGTFALYSLLCRHARVNPLPSCQLADENLAEYKTGSSPPSDEMCPPSGFAARLKSTLEKQRVLQKVLLVLALVGTCMVIGDGVLTPAISVFSAVSGVELSTAKEHHKYIEVPAACVILIALFALQHYGTHRVGFLFAPVILLWLMCISSIGVYNIFRWNPHVYQALSPYYMYKFLKKTQSRGWMSLGGILLCITGSEAMFADLGHFSQLSIKIAFTSLVYPSLILAYMGQAAYLSQHHVIDTNYNIGFYVSVPEKLRWPVLVIAILAAVVGSQAIITGTFSIIKQCSALGCFPKVKIVHTSSKIHGQIYIPEINWLLMVLCLAVTIGFRDTKRLGNASGLAVITVMLVTTCLMSLVIVLCWHKNILFAVAFVVFFGTIESLYFTASLIKFLEGAWVPVALSLCFLAAMCTWHYGTLKRYEFDVQNKVSVNWLLGLGQTLGIKRVRGVGLIHTELVSGVPAIFSHFVTNLPAFHQVLVFLCVKSVPVPHVRPEERFLVGRVGPKQYRMYRCIVRYGYRDVHKDDIEFEGDLVCSIAEFVRSEAATAVEETNDDDDERMSVVGTCSTYMQGVEDHDGSDLDDPDKPGTSEIRSPKVKKKKKSKVKKKVRFVVPETPKIEKETREELMELTEAREGGVAYIMGNAYMRAKHGSGLVKRLAINVVYEFLRRNTRGPRTALTSPHASTLEVGMIYHV, encoded by the exons GTATTGACATTAGCATATCAGAGCCTAGGAGTCGTATACGGAGACTTGAGCATCTCTCCTCTCTACGTATTCAAAAGCACCTTCGCCGAAGACATCGAGCACTCCGAGTCCAACGAAGAGATCTTCGGCGTCTTGTCCTTCATCTTCTGGACCATCACCCTCGTCCCTCTCTTCAAATACGTCTTCATCGTCCTCAGGGCTGACGACAACGGCGAAGGTGGCACCTTCGCCCTCTACTCCCTCCTCTGCCGCCACGCCCGCGTCAACCCGCTCCCGAGCTGCCAGCTGGCCGACGAGAACCTCGCCGAGTACAAGACCGGGTCGTCTCCCCCGTCGGATGAGATGTGCCCTCCGTCGGGTTTCGCGGCGAGGTTGAAGTCCACGCTCGAGAAACAGAGAGTGCTGCAGAAGGTTTTGCTCGTCCTGGCTTTGGTCGGGACTTGTATGGTGATTGGCGATGGTGTCCTAACGCCTGCCATTTCCG TTTTTTCTGCAGTATCAGGTGTTGAGCTTTCAACTGCCAAGGAGCATCACAAGT ATATAGAAGTACCTGCTGCTTGTGTGATTCTGATAGCTTTGTTTGCGCTTCAGCACTACGGTACACACAGGGTGGGGTTCTTGTTCGCCCCGGTGATTCTCTTGTGGCTTATGTGCATCAGCTCCATCGGTGTTTACAATATTTTCCGTTGGAACCCTCATGTCTACCAAGCCCTCTCTCCTTATTACATGTACAAGTTCCTCAAGAAAACTCAGAGCAGAGGCTGGATGTCTCTCGGTGGGATCTTGCTTTGCATCACAGGCTCGGAAGCAATGTTTGCTGATCTCGGTCACTTCTCTCAGCTCTCAATCAAG ATTGCTTTTACATCACTTGTGTACCCGTCTTTGATACTGGCATACATGGGACAAGCAGCTTATCTCTCTCAGCATCATGTCATCGACACCAATTACAACATTGGGTTCTATGTATCTGTACCAGAGAAGCTGAGATGGCCTGTTCTTGTGATCGCTATACTCGCTGCTGTTGTTGGAAGCCAAGCCATCATCACCGGAACGTTCTCCATCATCAAACAGTGCTCTGCTTTGGGATGCTTCCCTAAAGTGAAGATCGTTCATACGTCGTCGAAAATCCACGGTCAGATATACATCCCTGAGATCAACTGGCTCTTGATGGTCCTCTGTTTAGCCGTCACCATCGGGTTCAGAGATACCAAGCGGTTGGGTAATGCTTCAG gTTTGGCGGTTATAACCGTTATGCTGGTGACGACATGTCTCATGTCGTTAGTGATCGTACTCTGCTGGCACAAGAACATCCTCTTCGCGGTCGCGTTCGTCGTGTTCTTCGGCACCATCGAGTCGCTCTACTTCACGGCAAGCCTCATCAAGTTCCTCGAAGGCGCGTGGGTCCCGGTCGCGCTCTCCCTGTGCTTCCTTGCGGCGATGTGCACGTGGCACTACGGGACGCTCAAGCGTTACGAGTTCGACGTGCAGAACAAAGTCTCTGTCAACTGGCTCCTCGGCCTGGGACAGACGCTCGGGATCAAACGCGTCCGCGGAGTCGGGCTCATACACACCGAGCTTGTCTCCGGCGTTCCGGCGATCTTTTCTCATTTCGTAACCAACCTCCCTGCCTTCCACCAAGTGCTTGTTTTCCTCTGCGTAAAATCTGTTCCGGTCCCGCATGTCCGTCCAGAAGAAAGGTTCCTTGTCGGACGTGTGGGGCCGAAACAGTACCGGATGTACCGGTGCATTGTGCGGTACGGGTACCGCGATGTCCACAAAGACGACATCGAGTTCGAAGGCGATCTTGTGTGTAGCATCGCGGAGTTTGTCCGGTCTGAAGCCGCAACCGCGGTCGAGGAGactaatgatgatgatgatgagagaaTGTCGGTGGTCGGGACGTGTTCGACGTACATGCAAGGGGTCGAGGATCACGACGGGAGCGATCTTGACGACCCGGATAAGCCCGGGACGTCAGAGATTCGATCTCcaaaggtgaagaagaagaagaagagtaaggTTAAAAAGAAAGTGAGATTTGTTGTGCCGGAGACTCCGAAGATAGAGAAGGAGACGAGGGAGGAGTTGATGGAGCTAACGGAGGCGCGTGAGGGAGGCGTGGCTTATATAATGGGAAACGCATATATGAGAGCGAAGCATGGTTCAGGGTTGGTGAAGAGATTGGCTATTAACGTTGTATACGAGTTTCTTAGGAGGAACACTAGAGGTCCAAGAACCGCACTTACCTCGCCTCATGCGTCGACGTTAGAAGTTGGAATGATCTACCATGTTTAA
- the LOC130499831 gene encoding uncharacterized mitochondrial protein AtMg00810-like, translating into MTQEFEMSMCGELKYFLGLQVSQSEKGVFISQSAYANNLVKRFGMENSKVSKTPMSTSLKLARDEAGEDVDVKLYRGMIGSLLYLTASRPDLSFSVGVCARYQAKPKVSHLNAVKRIIKYVKGTESLENSAGADSGCTYDSDWFWNPRTLWKRAA; encoded by the exons ATGActcaagagtttgagatgagcatGTGTGGTGAACTGAAGTACTTTCTCGGACTTCAAGTGTCTCAGTCAGAGAAAGGTGTCTTCATATCTCAGAGTGCATATGCTAACAATTTGGTAAAGCGATTTGGTATGGAGAACTCCAAAGTGTCCAAGACACCCATGAGTACATCACTGAAGCTGGCACGAGATGAAGCAGGAGAAGATGTGGATGTCAAGCTCTATCGAGGGATGATTGGCAGTCTATTGTACTTAACTGCGAGTCGACCGGATTTGTCATTCAGTGTCGGTGTGTGTGCACGATATCAAGCTAAGCCAAAGGTATCACACCTGAATGCAGTAAAGAGGATCATCAAGTACGTCAAAGGAACAGAGAGCTTGG AGAATAGTGCAGGTGCTGATTCGGGATGTACATATGATTCAGATTGGTTTTGGAACCCGAGAACGCTGTGGAAAAGAGCTGCTTGA
- the LOC108824517 gene encoding uncharacterized protein LOC108824517 encodes MVKAKKAAQQAESSKGEAHAAPEESRRSLTDGEPESPPPRNDMPVSDVLPEVTEELDSFNTANEKAASEDSDERTPGLREEPSAKVPEADPQPQLGSSNADIQDVPVSDKSLEEKDESPLPLVVFEEEKEQSGAEAESGKTVDDEPIDVEASQKEVRKKRVLQRLGLRSAKQRKTGESSTPTQSQFLTPGDAAKSPYLAKKAGASPQLRSRKSGDKSAEPMPPLIKKRYNQFLKRKVLAERSVDMKEADQWGYLAVIKKGSMESTVSSLAVYVEQVVAEFYAGLPRTKAEADVDEVVVSVRGQEYKFSPALINNAIDWEPLTEEEEEEDTTLDDISVTELAAFITGDTRIEWDGLTTADLTPCYGALMIIAAYNWIPSTHKTYVSLERARLIYKMAHGVRVDLGKMMFRQILNLGVIQVNDARWLIFPRLIMALLQSQHAVTSYPSDKLQRPVPYKKDKRVGEIYEQRIAKGKGPAKAEPKRSSARTTRQSSPAPIHAPRTATPSSRTAPRRVSLYELGSVAIPRGPLSRVDLQVALQDTTRALQALAEIVQDLQSAVAG; translated from the coding sequence ATGGTGAAAGCAAAGAAAGCAGCTCAACAAGCCGAATCATCCAAGGGAGAGGCACATGCAGCGCCTGAAGAAAGTCGGAGGTCACTCACTGATGGCGAACCTGAATCGCCTCCGCCGAGAAACGATATGCCCGTTTCTGATGTTCTACCTGAGGTTACTGAGGAGCTTGACTCGTTCAACACCGCGAATGAGAAAGCTGCTTCAGAGGATAGCGATGAAAGAACTCCGGGTCTTAGGGAAGAACCATCAGCGAAAGTGCCTGAAGCAGATCCGCAACCGCAACTTGGATCTTCTAATGCTGACATTCAAGATGTTCCGGTCTCTGATAAATCGTTGGAAGAGAAGGATGAGTCTCCTCTACCGCTGGTGGTCTTTGAAGAAGAGAAGGAACAGAGTGGAGCCGAGGCTGAATCAGGCAAGACGGTGGATGACGAACCCATAGATGTTGAAGCTTCACAGAAGGAAGTGAGAAAGAAACGAGTGCTGCAGCGATTAGGGTTGCGTTCCGCAAAACAGAGGAAGACAGGGGAGTCGAGTACACCAACTCAATCTCAGTTTCTCACACCAGGAGATGCAGCCAAGTCTCCATATTTGGCTAAGAAAGCAGGAGCCTCGCCTCAGTTGAGATCGAGAAAGTCTGGTGACAAAAGTGCTGAACCAATGCCTCCTCTCATCAAGAAAAGGTATAATCAGTTTCTTAAGCGTAAAGTACTTGCTGAGCGTTCGGTCGATATGAAGGAAGCTGATCAGTGGGGCTACTTAGCGGTCATTAAGAAAGGGTCTATGGAATCAACGGTCTCGAGTCTTGCTGTGTATGTTGAGCAAGTTGTAGCTGAGTTCTATGCAGGTCTGCCGCGTACTAAAGCTGAAGCAGATGTTGATGAAGTAGTTGTTTCTGTGAGAGGCCAAGAGTACAAGTTCTCACCTGCGCTTATCAACAATGCCATAGATTGGGAACCACTtactgaggaagaagaggaggaagacacAACTTTAGATGATATCTCAGTAACTGAGTTGGCTGCATTCATCACTGGAGATACGAGGATAGAATGGGACGGTCTCACTACAGCGGATCTTACTCCGTGCTACGGTGCTTTGATGATCATAGCTGCATACAACTGGATTCCTTCTACTCACAAGACTTATGTCTCACTTGAGAGGGCAAGGCTGATCTACAAGATGGCTCATGGAGTCCGTGTTGATTTGGGAAAGATGATGTTCAGACAGATTCTCAATCTTGGAGTGATTCAGGTCAATGATGCACGTTGGTTGATCTTCCCTCGCTTGATCATGGCACTCCTCCAAAGCCAGCATGCAGTTACATCTTACCCCAGTGACAAGCTCCAACGTCCGGTTCCTTACAAGAAGGATAAACGAGTGGGCGAGATCTATGAGCAGAGAATAGCGAAAGGAAAAGGACCAGCTAAAGCTGAACCAAAGAGAAGCTCTGCCAGGACAACCCGTCAGTCATCTCCTGCTCCGATTCATGCTCCACGAACTGCTACACCAAGCTCCAGGACTGCACCACGTCGTGTATCTCTGTATGAACTTGGATCAGTTGCCATCCCTCGAGGACCACTCAGCCGTGTTGATTTGCAAGTGGCACTACAGGACACAACACGAGCCCTTCAAGCGCTAGCTGAGATAGTTCAGGATCTTCAGAGCGCTGTAGCAGGTTAG
- the LOC108823493 gene encoding probable LRR receptor-like serine/threonine-protein kinase At1g56130, which yields MMMSRLRLYPCVLLTVWLLCILCSIHVVRAQNRTGASTHPDEARALNTIFATWKIRAPREWNISGELCSGAAIDDGVTIDSRAYNPLIKCDCNFVNSTICRITALKVYAIDVVGTIPEELWTLEYLTNLNLGQNFLTGPLSPAIGNLTRMEWLTFGINALSGSIPKEIGLLRDLKSLAVGSNYFSGSIPAEIGSCTKLQQLYIDSSGLSGEIPLSFANLVELQVVWMMDLEVTGRIPDFIGNWTKLVSLRILGTGLSGPIPSSFSNLASLTELRLGDISSGRSSSLEFIKDMKSLSILELRNINLEGTIPSNIGEYSSLLQVDLSFNKLHGPIPASLFNLSRLSHLFLGNNKLNGSLPSQKSQSLKNIDVSYNNLSGSLPSWVSLPNLKLNLVANSFTLKGLNKRVLPGLKCMQKTFPCNRGKGIYSDFSINCGGPEIRSVSGALFEKEDEDLGPASFFVSASQRWAASSVGLFAGSSNNIYIATSLSQFVNTLDSELFQSARLSASSLRYYGLGLENGGYTVTLQFAEIQMKGSNTWRGVARRRFDIYVQGRLVEKDFDVRRTAGGSNFRAVQREYKANVSENYLEVHLFWAGKGTCCIPIQGAYGPLVSAVSATPDFTPTVVNIPPSKGTNRTSTLVSV from the exons ATGATGATGTCCAGGCTACGACTGTATCCATGTGTGCTCCTAACTGTATGGCTCTTGTGTATCCTATGTTCGATTCATGTGGTTAGAGCTCAAAACCGTACTGGGGCCTCTACTCATCCCGACGAAG CGCGTGCGTTGAACACCATCTTCGCGACATGGAAGATTCGTGCGCCGAGAGAATGGAACATCAGCGGCGAGCTTTGCTCTGGCGCCGCCATAGACGACGGTGTCACCATCGACAGTCGCGCATATAACCCTCTAATCAAATGCGACTGTAATTTCGTCAACTCCACAATCTGCCGCATCACTGCGCT GAAGGTTTATGCGATAGATGTTGTAGGAACTATACCTGAAGAGCTCTGGACTTTGGAATACCTCACAAATCT GAACTTGGGTCAGAACTTTCTGACAGGACCCTTGTCTCCTGCAATTGGAAACCTGACTCGGATGGAATGGCT GACTTTTGGGATCAATGCGTTGTCTGGCTCTATTCCTAAGGAAATAGGTTTGCTTAGAGACTTGAAATCGCT GGCTGTTGGTTCAAATTACTTTTCCGGTTCTATACCAGCTGAGATTGGGAGTTGTACAAAACTACAACAACT CTATATAGATAGTTCTGGACTCAGTGGAGAAATACCCTTATCATTTGCTAATCTTGTTGAGCTGCAAGTCGT CTGGATGATGGATCTGGAAGTTACAGGTCGGATACCAGACTTTATAGGAAACTGGACCAAACTTGTTTCCTT GAGAATTCTCGGAACTGGTTTGAGTGGTCCGATACCGTCGTCATTTTCTAACTTAGCTTCTTTGACAGAACT GAGGCTAGGTGATATATCTAGTGGAAGAAGCTCTTCTCTTGAATTCATCAAAGACATGAAATCTCTAAGTATATT AGAATTGAGGAACATAAATCTCGAAGGGACAATACCCTCTAATATTGGAGAATACTCAAGTTTGCTACAAGT TGATTTAAGCTTCAACAAACTACATGGACCAATACCGGCTTCACTTTTCAACTTAAGTCGACTTAGTCACTT GTTTCTCGGAAACAACAAGTTGAATGGTTCCTTGCCCAGTCAAAAGAGCCAGTCTTTGAAAAATAT AGACGTGTCCTACAATAATTTGTCTGGAAGTCTTCCTTCATGGGTCAGCTTACCAAACTTGAAACT CAACCTAGTTGCTAACAGCTTCACATTGAAAGGTCTTAACAAGAG AGTTTTACCAGGACTGAAATGCATGCAGAAGACCTTCCCCTGCAATAGGGGTAAAGGAATTT ATTCTGACTTCTCGATCAACTGCGGAGGGCCAGAGATAAGGTCTGTTAGCGGAGCACTATTTGAGAAGGAGGACGAGGATCTTGGACCTGCTTCGTTCTTCGTGAGTGCTTCTCAGAGATGGGCAGCCAGTAGCGTAGGACTTTTTGCTGGAAGCAgcaataatatatacatagcCACTTCACTGTCACAATTCGTCAACACTTTGGACTCGGAGCTTTTTCAGTCAGCAAGACTTTCTGCATCTTCCCTAAGGTATTACGGGTTGGGGCTTGAAAATGGAGGCTACACAGTGACACTTCAGTTTGCCGAGATACAAATGAAAGGTTCCAACACTTGGAGAGGTGTTGCGAGAAGAAGATTTGACATTTACGTTCAG GGAAGACTTGTTGAAAAGGATTTTGATGTACGAAGAACAGCTGGTGGCTCTAATTTTAGAGCTGTTCAGAGAGAATATAAAGCAAATGTATCAGAAAATTACCTCGAAGTTCATCTATTCTGGGCTGGGAAAGGGACATGTTGTATTCCTATTCAGGGGGCGTATGGGCCATTAGTATCAGCCGTTAGTGCAACACCAG ATTTTACACCAACTGTGGTTAATATACCGCCATCAAAGGGAACAAACAGAACTAGTACTCTTGTTAGTGTCTGA
- the LOC108823875 gene encoding threonine--tRNA ligase, mitochondrial 1, with amino-acid sequence MADDHPRDEAYISAVIEKRIRLFEEFQAKQLAEIQSRPHDQIKVTIGDGGDVKEGKRWETTPTDIARQISAELANSALVSSVNGVLWDMNRPLEADCSLEFFSFDSDKGRDTFWRSTAHIVLQQEYGCKLCIGPCKPRDEGFFYDAFYADLGLNEQHFPHTEPGAAPEGHPFERIEVTRGQAFEMFSDDNTFQAELLTENKTTIYRCGPLVDLCSGPHIPNISFVKAFKCLNFLSVLLGQHHQLFFSHPLSPGSWFFEKHGTRVYNKLMHFIREEYRKRGYEEVISPNIYNMKLWETSGHAANYKENMFAFDIDKQEFGLKPMNCPGHCLMFQHRLRSYKELPIRLADFGVLHRNEASGALSDLTCARRFQQDDAHIFCTKDQVSGELKRALEFVDYVYTKFGFTYDLKLSTRPDKYIGDVTTWDRAEKDLEEALEDFGRPFLVNRGAGAFYGPKIDITISDAMKSYVQCATLQLDFQLPALFELEYTAMAEGNSDTPVMIHRAVLGSVERMFTTLLEHYKGKWPFWLSPRQAIVCSLSKDYDEYAEKVREQIHEAGYYADVDITDRNISKKVREAQVLQYNYILVVGAEETTRGLVTVRRRNEDRSKFPVMSVGNLLDELELKTANFL; translated from the exons ATGGCGGATGATCATCCCAGGGACGAGGCTTATATCTCAGCCGTCATCGAGAAGCGCATCAGGCTCTTCGAGGAGTTCCAAGCGAAGCAGCTCGCGGAGATTCAGTCGCGGCCGCACGACCAGATCAA GGTTACAATTGGAGATGGTGGAGACGTGAAAGAAGGAAAGAGATGGGAGACGACTCCAACAGACATCGCGAGGCAAATCTCTGCGGAATTGGCGAACTCAGCGCTGGTTTCTTCGGTAAACGGTGTGCTGTGGGACATGAATAGGCCACTGGAAGCTGATTGTTCCCTTGAGTTTTTCAGTTTCGACAGCGACAAAGGCCGTGATACTTTCTGGCGTTCTACCGCTCACATT GTTCTCCAACAGGAGTATGGTTGTAAGCTCTGCATTGGCCCCTGCAAACCTAGAGATGAG GGTTTCTTCTACGATGCATTCTATGCCGATCTGGGCTTAAACGAGCAACACTTTCCCCATACTGAACCAGGGGCTGCTCCG GAAGGACATCCATTTGAAAGGATTGAAGTGACCAGGGGTCAGGCATTTGAGATGTTTTCTGATGATAATACTTTTCAG GCTGAACTCCTCACCGAGAACAAAACCACCATCTACAGGTGTGGTCCTTTGGTTGATCTCTGTAGTGGACCACATATACCAAATATTTCCTTTGTGAAAGCTTTCAAGTGTTTGAAT TTTCTTTCGGTGCTATTAGGCCAACACCACCAACTTTTCTTTTCTCACCCACTCAG CCCTGGGAGTTGGTTCTTCGAGAAACATGGCACTCGCGTTTATAATAAGCTGATGCATTTCATCCGGGAGGAATATCGGAAAAGGGGCTACGAAGAG GTCATTTCACCAAATATTTACAACATGAAACTCTGGGAAACATCTGGGCATGCTGCAAACTACAAGGAAAATATGTTCGCGTTTGAT ATTGATAAACAGGAGTTCGGGCTCAAACCTATGAACTGCCCTGGTCACTGCTTGATGTTCCAACACAGGCTTCGCTCGTATAAAG AATTACCCATTAGACTGGCCGACTTTGGAGTGTTACATCGAAATGAGGCAAGTGGAGCTCTTAGTGACTTGACCTGTGCCCGACGGTTCCAGCag GACGATGCACACATATTCTGTACAAAGGATCAG GTTAGTGGAGAATTGAAACGTGCATTGGAGTTCGTTGACTATGTTTACACAAAATTTGGGTTTACCTATGACCTAAAGCTCTCAACG AGACCAGACAAGTACATTGGAGACGTAACAACATGGGATAGAGCAGAAAAGGACCTTGAAGAAGCACTAGAAGATTTTGGAAGGCCGTTCCTT GTGAACAGAGGAGCCGGGGCATTCTATGGTCCGAAGATAGACATAACAATATCTGATGCAATGAAAAGCTACGTCCAGTGTGCTACTTTACAA CTTGATTTTCAACTTCCTGCCCTCTTCGAGCTGGAATACACAGCTATGGCTGAAGGGAATTCGGATACACCTGTGATGATACATAGAGCGGTGTTAGGATCTGTTGAGCGTATGTTCACCACATTGTTGGAGCATTACAAAGGAAAATGGCCCTTCTGGCTTAGTCCGCGCCAGGCCATAGTCTGCTCGCTATCAAAGGATTATGATGAATACGCTGAAAAG GTGAGAGAACAAATTCACGAAGCTGGGTACTATGCTGATGTTGACATAACAGACAGAAACATCAGCAAGAAG GTGCGAGAAGCTCAGGTTCTGCAGTACAACTACATACTGGTTGTGGGTGCTGAAGAAACTACAAGGGGACTT GTGACTGTTCGTCGAAGAAACGAAGACCGTTCGAAGTTCCCAGTGATGAGCGTCGGGAATCTGCTGGATGAGTTGGAACTCAAGACGGCCAACTTTCTCTGA